In Paenibacillus ihbetae, the following are encoded in one genomic region:
- a CDS encoding YheC/YheD family protein, with protein MSKSKSMSRKRTTISLIHSAGLPENDIKLGDRLIRQLRIPTDAPIQLAFGSFKQEIRVSPGGKSKSLRLNPSLFSKSGLLPSSFMSVKYFPTERILRLGPLIGVMVSRYQPDDPAKPFGSISSFCLEMVNACKKLGAYVYFFTPDMIGTNPSTLEAISYHEGWKKVTVPAPDVINNRLSTRKLENSPSVQHFMREVKSRFGTHIFNEKFLDKSDVFEALGPDPKLQKYLPESYLLNGYSTLKKMCGAYHTVFLKPVRGSLGKGIIRITRLGNGTYQTMTTSLDGISKHSYPSLSKLFGSLSGKIKKTRYQIQQGLDLIRINRRNVDFRALVHKNKNGKWAVTSVVARIAGGNHFVSNLARGGTLSPVKDALAMSGIPQSLKQTAPARMNQAALDIANGLESALSYHFGELGIDLAIDTKGHIWLLEVNSKPSKSENAPLSATSKVRPSAVRLVQYCQYLMGF; from the coding sequence ATGTCCAAATCGAAATCCATGTCCCGCAAAAGAACCACGATATCGCTGATCCATTCAGCCGGGCTGCCGGAGAACGATATCAAGCTGGGGGACCGGCTTATTAGACAGCTCCGAATTCCAACAGATGCACCGATACAGCTTGCTTTCGGCTCCTTCAAGCAGGAAATACGCGTCAGTCCGGGAGGAAAATCCAAATCGCTTCGCCTGAACCCATCGTTATTCAGCAAATCCGGACTTCTTCCAAGCTCCTTCATGAGTGTCAAGTACTTCCCCACGGAAAGAATCCTGAGACTCGGTCCGCTTATCGGCGTCATGGTCAGCCGCTATCAGCCGGATGATCCCGCCAAGCCGTTCGGATCGATCTCTTCCTTCTGCCTGGAGATGGTAAACGCCTGCAAAAAGCTGGGCGCTTATGTGTACTTTTTCACCCCTGACATGATCGGTACCAACCCTTCCACGCTCGAAGCCATTTCTTATCATGAAGGCTGGAAAAAGGTAACCGTTCCGGCTCCTGACGTCATCAATAACCGGCTGTCTACCCGCAAACTGGAGAACAGTCCTAGCGTACAGCATTTTATGAGAGAAGTAAAATCGCGATTCGGGACCCATATCTTCAATGAAAAGTTTCTGGATAAATCGGATGTCTTCGAGGCGCTTGGACCTGATCCGAAGCTGCAAAAATATTTGCCTGAATCCTATTTGCTTAACGGCTACTCCACGCTCAAAAAAATGTGCGGCGCTTATCACACTGTCTTCCTCAAACCGGTTCGGGGAAGCCTTGGCAAAGGAATTATTCGGATCACGCGCTTAGGGAACGGTACCTATCAGACGATGACCACCTCCCTTGACGGGATCAGTAAGCACTCCTACCCCTCGCTCTCCAAGCTGTTCGGCAGCTTATCCGGGAAAATTAAAAAAACGCGTTACCAGATCCAGCAGGGGCTGGATTTGATCCGAATCAATCGCCGCAACGTCGATTTCCGGGCACTCGTCCACAAAAACAAAAACGGGAAATGGGCGGTCACTTCCGTCGTCGCACGCATAGCGGGCGGCAATCATTTTGTCTCCAACCTGGCGCGGGGCGGCACTTTATCCCCCGTTAAGGATGCCCTCGCGATGAGCGGCATTCCACAATCATTGAAGCAGACCGCACCGGCGAGGATGAACCAGGCGGCGCTTGACATCGCCAACGGATTAGAGTCGGCGCTCTCCTATCACTTCGGAGAGCTGGGCATCGATCTGGCGATCGATACGAAAGGGCATATTTGGCTGCTGGAGGTCAATTCCAAGCCATCCAAAAGCGAGAACGCTCCGTTGAGCGCCACTTCCAAGGTAAGGCCATCGGCCGTCCGCCTTGTTCAATACTGTCAATATTTGATGGGCTTTTAA
- a CDS encoding YheC/YheD family protein, with product MSSSINGTIGVMACRRPGSPPFAEKHYLRELSLAAEKLGMKVFVFCPDEDAGLPAAGNRAASIKGYRFDPGDGWISGSFPLPDVIYDRCLHGSPHESAAAGEWISRLSQQGSKLWSRGLPGKAKVHQLLKRSPLLRPHLPATIRYAGADSLSRALLALNGSIFMKPSGGSHGRHSIYISLKDNHTALLQGRDRSNTIFRQAVPVQELNNWVRSFTGRRRFIIQPYLRLHNQDGNPYDVRSLVQKNDRGIWSITGIAVRQGAEQGMTSNLHGGGTAYPALPYLISEFGEEKALAIMDTIRKLSARIPPLLEEGFGRLGELGIDFGVDTRGRVWILEANSKPGRRAFVLTGDSKAARLSVEHPVQYARYLLLRQLRRVNT from the coding sequence ATGTCTTCTAGCATAAACGGCACCATCGGTGTCATGGCATGCCGCAGACCGGGCTCGCCTCCCTTTGCCGAGAAGCACTATTTACGGGAACTCAGCTTGGCAGCGGAGAAGCTCGGAATGAAGGTATTTGTTTTTTGTCCGGATGAGGACGCAGGCCTTCCTGCCGCCGGCAACCGGGCAGCCAGCATCAAGGGATATCGTTTCGATCCGGGCGACGGCTGGATCAGCGGGAGCTTCCCGCTGCCTGACGTCATTTATGACCGCTGCCTGCACGGCAGCCCCCATGAATCGGCAGCCGCCGGCGAATGGATCAGCCGCTTGTCGCAGCAGGGATCCAAGCTATGGTCGCGCGGATTGCCGGGCAAGGCGAAGGTGCATCAGCTGCTCAAGCGATCCCCGCTGCTGAGACCTCACTTGCCGGCAACGATACGTTATGCCGGAGCCGATTCACTAAGCAGGGCGCTGCTTGCGCTGAACGGCAGCATCTTCATGAAGCCCAGTGGAGGCTCCCATGGGCGCCATTCAATATATATCTCCTTGAAAGATAACCATACCGCCTTGCTGCAAGGAAGAGATCGAAGCAATACGATATTCCGGCAGGCCGTTCCGGTACAGGAGCTGAACAACTGGGTCAGAAGCTTTACCGGAAGGCGCAGGTTTATCATACAGCCTTACCTGCGGCTTCATAACCAAGACGGGAACCCCTATGACGTCCGTTCACTCGTACAGAAAAATGACCGGGGCATCTGGTCCATAACGGGCATTGCGGTTCGCCAAGGCGCCGAGCAAGGTATGACCTCCAACCTTCACGGAGGCGGCACAGCCTATCCGGCCCTTCCTTATTTAATATCCGAATTCGGGGAAGAGAAGGCGCTGGCGATTATGGACACCATCCGGAAATTGTCCGCCCGGATTCCGCCTCTTCTTGAAGAAGGCTTCGGCCGGCTTGGGGAGCTCGGGATCGATTTCGGGGTGGATACCCGGGGGAGGGTGTGGATCCTTGAGGCTAATTCCAAGCCGGGCCGGCGCGCATTCGTGCTGACAGGAGATTCCAAGGCTGCACGGCTGTCCGTCGAACATCCGGTTCAATATGCCCGTTATTTATTGCTTCGACAACTTAGGAGGGTAAATACATGA
- a CDS encoding YheC/YheD family protein — MSLNFGNIHFSQQPEKVVFLSGSLMKSLGLSSRKTIRLRIGTDSVNAVVKPIDRSGKHIYVSAGTRNHLHVPRSGPVYIHSPRDGEVELGPVVGVLSDGPHNPSSPFGARTSYIRQLLREGNKKVFVYAFTPRDINWQRNTVQGYMLGTGGGFVRKTVPLPDVVYNRLPSRKTDFSPFTNQLRDRFLKRNIKFFNWCFFNKSDIYSKLDGDVQAGKYLPETYNNPSPERIKDMMERHHFVYYKPSAGSLGLGIYRLTYLPKKGYYARYHGNGGNTLLKFPSFGSLMRMLQSKHGSKLKSYVIQQGIRLIEIDGCPIDFRFHMHKNGRNRWTPVGIGAKKAGRGSVTTHIKNGGSLLTPEQALSRAFGSRANEVLERAKEASIAMSEAIENHHAHLLGEIGFDIGIDDSGKIWMFEANSKPGRSIFNHPALKGEGRASVDHVMEYSTYLAGFHRGNDS, encoded by the coding sequence ATGAGTTTGAATTTCGGTAATATTCATTTCTCGCAGCAGCCCGAAAAAGTCGTCTTTTTGTCCGGTTCCTTAATGAAAAGCTTGGGGCTCTCGAGCAGGAAAACGATCAGGCTCCGCATCGGCACCGATTCGGTGAACGCCGTGGTGAAGCCGATTGACCGATCGGGAAAGCATATTTATGTGAGTGCCGGCACGCGAAACCATCTCCATGTCCCCAGATCCGGGCCGGTCTATATCCATTCCCCGCGCGACGGCGAAGTCGAGCTCGGTCCGGTGGTCGGCGTGCTGTCCGACGGACCTCACAATCCTTCCAGTCCCTTCGGCGCCCGCACCTCGTATATCCGGCAGCTTCTGCGGGAGGGCAACAAGAAGGTGTTCGTATATGCGTTCACGCCGCGGGACATCAATTGGCAGCGAAATACCGTGCAGGGCTATATGCTGGGCACGGGCGGCGGCTTTGTCCGTAAGACGGTGCCGCTGCCGGATGTAGTCTATAACCGGCTTCCAAGCCGAAAAACCGACTTCTCGCCCTTTACCAATCAATTAAGAGATCGGTTCCTCAAGCGGAATATCAAATTCTTCAATTGGTGCTTCTTTAATAAATCCGATATCTATTCAAAGCTGGACGGCGACGTGCAGGCCGGCAAATATTTGCCGGAAACCTATAACAATCCGAGCCCGGAGCGGATCAAGGATATGATGGAGCGCCATCATTTCGTTTACTACAAGCCGTCCGCCGGCAGCCTGGGCCTCGGCATTTACCGGTTAACCTATCTCCCGAAAAAGGGATATTACGCTCGGTACCACGGCAACGGCGGCAATACGCTGCTCAAGTTTCCGAGCTTCGGCAGCCTGATGCGGATGCTTCAATCCAAGCACGGATCCAAGCTGAAGAGCTACGTGATCCAGCAGGGAATCCGGCTGATCGAAATCGACGGCTGCCCGATCGACTTCCGCTTTCATATGCACAAAAATGGCAGAAACCGCTGGACCCCTGTCGGGATTGGAGCCAAAAAAGCGGGAAGGGGCAGCGTGACAACGCATATCAAAAACGGCGGCTCCCTGCTGACCCCGGAGCAAGCGCTCTCCCGCGCCTTCGGTTCAAGAGCGAATGAAGTGCTTGAACGGGCCAAGGAAGCATCGATTGCCATGTCGGAGGCTATCGAAAACCACCACGCTCATCTTCTGGGTGAAATCGGATTTGACATCGGGATTGACGACAGCGGGAAAATATGGATGTTTGAAGCGAATTCCAAGCCGGGCAGATCGATCTTCAATCATCCTGCGCTCAAGGGAGAAGGCAGAGCGTCGGTTGATCATGTGATGGAGTACAGCACGTATCTGGCCGGATTTCACAGGGGGAATGACTCGTGA
- a CDS encoding YheC/YheD family protein, producing the protein MTSRLEGDGKPVVAILTMHDPQSNLFRGNRQNFQEIIKTGKDMGFLVYVVTVRDLKLQSPTVRGYMFNSGDQSWEQKLCPLPQVIYNRIPNRDDEALPWVRRKIKEIQKHPRIDIYNPYFFNKWRLFSWLNKSRLTKQWTPLTKRLKGFPTLHEMIRRKPYLYLKPEDGKAGQGIMSIRFQKNRPLPYRIQIQNHKNSTTYKAASIERLWNRIYQETKGSSYLIQQGIELAQVHGRAFDLRILVQKTDSGNWAVTGIGARMAGAKSITTHVPRGGTIEDPEKLLPLVFGQDQAETILGEVRKAALHIARQIEKCSGYAHGEMSMDLGIDSDGILWFFEANSRPMKFDEPAIRKKSLERIFQYSSYLINQR; encoded by the coding sequence GTGACCAGTCGACTTGAAGGAGATGGGAAACCGGTCGTAGCGATATTGACCATGCATGATCCGCAGAGCAACCTGTTCAGGGGCAACCGTCAGAACTTTCAAGAAATCATCAAGACCGGCAAAGACATGGGCTTTCTGGTCTATGTCGTAACCGTGCGTGATCTTAAGCTCCAGTCCCCGACAGTTAGAGGCTATATGTTCAACAGCGGTGATCAATCCTGGGAGCAGAAGCTGTGTCCTCTGCCCCAGGTCATCTATAACCGGATTCCCAACCGCGATGATGAGGCTCTTCCATGGGTACGGCGAAAAATCAAGGAGATCCAGAAGCATCCGCGGATCGACATCTACAACCCGTACTTCTTCAATAAGTGGCGGCTGTTCTCATGGCTGAACAAATCGCGCCTGACCAAGCAGTGGACGCCGCTCACCAAGCGTCTCAAAGGATTCCCCACGCTGCATGAGATGATCCGGAGAAAGCCCTATCTGTACCTGAAGCCGGAGGACGGTAAAGCCGGGCAAGGCATCATGAGCATACGGTTCCAGAAAAACCGCCCGCTCCCTTACCGCATCCAGATTCAGAACCACAAGAACAGCACGACCTACAAAGCGGCCTCCATCGAGCGGCTGTGGAACCGGATCTATCAAGAAACGAAGGGAAGCTCGTATCTGATCCAGCAGGGCATTGAGCTTGCACAGGTGCACGGCCGGGCATTTGATCTGCGCATTCTCGTCCAGAAGACGGATTCCGGCAATTGGGCCGTAACCGGAATCGGCGCCCGCATGGCCGGGGCCAAGAGCATTACCACGCACGTTCCGCGCGGGGGAACGATCGAGGACCCCGAGAAGCTGCTGCCGCTTGTATTCGGCCAGGATCAGGCCGAAACGATTCTGGGCGAAGTCCGAAAAGCCGCCCTGCATATCGCTAGGCAAATCGAGAAATGCTCCGGCTATGCGCACGGCGAAATGTCCATGGATCTGGGCATCGACAGCGACGGCATCCTTTGGTTCTTCGAAGCCAACTCAAGACCGATGAAGTTTGATGAGCCTGCCATTCGCAAAAAATCGCTGGAGCGGATATTCCAGTACTCCAGCTATCTGATCAATCAACGATAG
- a CDS encoding DRTGG domain-containing protein, with the protein MNTRDDTITKHEQLVQHIESLKIGSKISVRRLAKEMGVSEGTAYRAVKEAESLGIVVTKERIGTVRVERKPRNISEQLTFADVVEIVEGHVLGGAEGLNKSLHKYVIGAMKVEAMIRYIDAGSLMIVGNREDAHSLALEQGAGVLITGGFGTSREVKQLADQLDLPIISSRHDTFTVASMINRAIFDRLIKKKIMLVEDIALEKPRNHQLKNSVTVQEFKRITQETGQNRFPVTDEWNRVIGIVGVRDVEGMADTHPIEKAMTRNPVTAGMKTSLASAAQIMMWEGIDFLPIVDKNRKLIATVTRKEVLGALRDARNQPQLGETFDQLIWNGIAEDRDEEGRLFFHGFITPQMATDLGTISQGVLTTVMSQAAVKAAKDISGWDYVLDHLSTYFLRPVQIEDPILIMPKLLEISRKTCKMEVEIQHQSSTIAKAVMTMQAIDHG; encoded by the coding sequence TTGAACACACGTGATGATACGATTACCAAGCATGAGCAGCTGGTTCAACATATTGAAAGCCTGAAGATCGGAAGTAAAATTTCCGTTCGGCGGCTGGCCAAAGAGATGGGCGTGAGCGAAGGGACCGCCTATCGGGCGGTGAAAGAGGCGGAAAGCCTTGGGATCGTGGTCACGAAGGAGAGAATCGGCACCGTGCGCGTCGAGCGCAAGCCCCGGAACATTTCCGAACAGCTGACCTTCGCCGATGTGGTGGAAATCGTGGAAGGGCACGTCCTCGGCGGCGCAGAGGGCCTGAACAAAAGTCTGCATAAATACGTGATCGGCGCCATGAAGGTAGAGGCGATGATCCGGTATATCGATGCCGGGAGCCTGATGATTGTCGGCAACCGGGAGGATGCACACTCCCTTGCACTGGAGCAGGGGGCAGGGGTGCTGATTACCGGCGGGTTCGGAACGAGCCGTGAGGTCAAGCAGCTCGCCGATCAGCTGGACCTGCCGATTATTTCCTCCCGGCATGATACGTTTACCGTTGCCTCAATGATCAATCGCGCCATTTTCGACCGGTTAATCAAGAAAAAAATCATGCTGGTTGAAGACATCGCCCTGGAGAAGCCGAGAAACCATCAGCTGAAAAACTCGGTGACCGTGCAGGAGTTTAAACGGATCACGCAGGAAACGGGCCAAAACCGCTTTCCGGTTACGGATGAGTGGAACCGGGTCATCGGCATCGTGGGCGTTCGGGACGTCGAAGGCATGGCGGACACGCATCCGATTGAGAAGGCAATGACGCGGAATCCGGTAACCGCGGGCATGAAAACATCGCTTGCATCGGCAGCGCAGATCATGATGTGGGAAGGCATCGATTTTCTGCCGATCGTGGACAAAAACCGCAAGCTGATCGCCACGGTCACCCGCAAGGAGGTGCTCGGCGCGCTCCGTGATGCGCGCAACCAGCCCCAGCTTGGCGAGACGTTCGATCAGCTGATCTGGAACGGCATTGCGGAGGACCGGGACGAGGAAGGACGTCTGTTCTTCCACGGTTTCATTACGCCCCAGATGGCGACGGACTTGGGTACGATTTCGCAAGGGGTGTTGACGACGGTAATGAGCCAGGCTGCCGTCAAGGCAGCTAAAGATATCAGCGGCTGGGATTACGTCCTGGATCATCTGTCCACGTATTTCCTCCGGCCGGTCCAGATCGAGGATCCGATTCTGATTATGCCGAAGCTGCTGGAGATCAGCCGCAAAACGTGCAAGATGGAGGTTGAAATCCAGCACCAGTCCAGCACGATTGCCAAGGCGGTCATGACGATGCAGGCGATCGATCACGGATAG
- a CDS encoding YtpI family protein, with protein sequence MITVIRYALFIILVLSVIAAALYSIRARRVADPADRGFHMAMMNLYMGIMLVSLSLVCMFLFRGSTPAVIVEAAFMVLGAFNLFAGIRSRSYYSRLKKARAEG encoded by the coding sequence ATGATAACCGTAATCCGTTATGCCTTGTTCATCATCCTGGTGCTGTCCGTTATCGCCGCCGCGCTGTACAGCATCCGGGCCCGGCGCGTTGCCGATCCGGCCGACCGCGGCTTCCATATGGCCATGATGAATCTGTATATGGGCATTATGCTCGTCTCGCTGTCGCTCGTGTGCATGTTTCTGTTCAGGGGATCGACGCCTGCCGTCATCGTCGAAGCGGCATTTATGGTGCTCGGCGCCTTTAATCTTTTTGCCGGTATTCGAAGCCGGTCCTATTACAGCAGATTGAAGAAAGCACGCGCCGAAGGCTGA
- a CDS encoding HAD family hydrolase translates to MEKTATLIKPEAMIFDMDGTLFQTETLLLPAYHKLFDILREEGHYEGETPDEELMLSCLGMLLPDIWKKVLPDGTPEAHRRADELLLQLELEGLKNEAAVLYPGVKETLEELRRRGVRLFVASNGLEHYVKGIAEARGIMPLFEGIYSAGEHQTSTKVDLVRLLLDQHDIGQAWMVGDRSSDVEAGKENGQTVIGCHYAGFGADQELKGADVVIHSFSQLLRLHDQAE, encoded by the coding sequence TTGGAAAAAACCGCAACGTTGATCAAACCGGAAGCGATGATTTTCGACATGGACGGAACCCTGTTTCAAACGGAGACGCTTTTGCTGCCCGCCTATCACAAGCTGTTTGACATTTTGCGAGAAGAGGGCCATTACGAAGGCGAGACGCCGGATGAGGAGCTCATGCTTAGCTGCCTGGGGATGCTCCTTCCGGATATCTGGAAGAAGGTCCTGCCGGATGGTACGCCTGAGGCTCACCGGAGAGCGGACGAGCTGCTGCTTCAGCTGGAGCTTGAAGGCTTGAAGAATGAGGCTGCCGTTCTGTACCCCGGTGTTAAGGAAACACTGGAGGAGCTGCGCCGCCGCGGTGTCCGTCTGTTCGTAGCGAGCAACGGACTGGAGCATTATGTGAAGGGCATTGCCGAAGCAAGAGGAATCATGCCGCTTTTTGAAGGAATATACAGTGCGGGCGAGCATCAAACATCGACGAAGGTCGACCTTGTAAGACTGCTGCTGGATCAGCATGACATCGGACAAGCTTGGATGGTCGGCGACCGTTCATCCGATGTTGAGGCAGGCAAGGAGAACGGACAGACGGTCATCGGCTGTCACTATGCGGGATTCGGGGCGGATCAGGAGCTTAAGGGAGCGGATGTTGTCATCCATTCGTTCTCCCAGCTGCTCCGGCTGCACGATCAGGCGGAGTAA
- a CDS encoding DUF445 domain-containing protein → MPNWLFILVNVGVAAFVGGITNHFAIKMLFHPRKEVTFLGRRLPFTPGLIPKRKEEIAESLGYVVSDYLVTSEGLQEFIRKPAFRGKVEGAINRKLQEWSGSEDSIQELALKVWSAEEWERLKLRAEEAARRLTARGAAAIWQEYRLHEKPLKALIPGWSQETLEGWGEKAADIVLKELGSTLMSAEGQRMLTKMASTLMDKAGGFLGTMAAIFVDEEKMVQKLTPMLIQQLESEQVRGAVADMIARKLAEYGEMPLGELIEQAAGEPGLALISRRLDESLPWSEWLERLGQLRVAAIIGPQMPAIEAVLPGLLDKVLRLLERSIPVAMKAVNLPQLVQEQVQKFPVERLEQVILSVSGREFRAITWLGVLLGGFIGLFQSLLTMLWR, encoded by the coding sequence ATGCCGAACTGGCTGTTTATTTTGGTGAATGTGGGGGTCGCTGCTTTCGTCGGCGGCATCACGAACCACTTTGCGATCAAAATGCTGTTCCACCCGCGCAAAGAGGTCACCTTCCTGGGCCGCCGCCTGCCCTTCACCCCGGGACTGATTCCGAAGCGGAAGGAGGAAATCGCCGAATCGCTAGGATATGTGGTCTCGGATTATCTCGTGACCAGCGAAGGCTTGCAGGAATTTATCCGCAAGCCGGCGTTCCGCGGCAAGGTTGAGGGGGCGATCAACCGTAAGCTTCAGGAATGGAGCGGCTCGGAGGACAGCATTCAGGAATTGGCGCTGAAGGTATGGAGCGCCGAGGAATGGGAGCGGCTCAAGCTTCGGGCGGAGGAGGCAGCGCGCCGACTGACGGCCAGGGGAGCGGCTGCGATCTGGCAGGAGTACAGGCTGCATGAGAAGCCGCTCAAGGCGCTGATTCCCGGCTGGTCGCAGGAAACATTGGAAGGCTGGGGCGAGAAGGCGGCGGATATCGTGCTGAAGGAGCTCGGGAGCACGCTGATGTCAGCCGAAGGCCAGCGCATGCTGACAAAAATGGCATCAACCTTAATGGATAAAGCCGGCGGGTTCCTCGGCACCATGGCGGCGATCTTCGTGGATGAGGAGAAGATGGTTCAGAAGCTAACGCCCATGCTCATTCAACAGCTGGAGAGCGAGCAGGTCCGCGGAGCGGTGGCGGACATGATCGCAAGGAAGCTGGCGGAATACGGTGAAATGCCGCTTGGCGAGCTGATCGAACAGGCAGCAGGCGAGCCCGGCTTAGCTTTGATCAGCCGAAGACTGGATGAAAGCCTGCCTTGGTCCGAATGGCTCGAGCGACTGGGGCAGCTGCGCGTGGCTGCGATCATCGGCCCGCAAATGCCGGCGATTGAAGCAGTGCTGCCGGGCTTGTTGGATAAAGTTCTCCGCTTGCTCGAACGGAGCATACCGGTCGCGATGAAGGCGGTGAATCTGCCGCAGCTCGTTCAAGAGCAGGTGCAGAAATTTCCCGTCGAACGGCTGGAGCAGGTCATACTCAGCGTATCCGGGCGGGAATTCCGGGCCATCACTTGGCTGGGGGTCCTCCTTGGCGGGTTCATCGGGTTGTTTCAATCGCTGCTGACGATGCTCTGGAGGTAA
- a CDS encoding YheC/YheD family protein: protein MSKPVLGIMTLYLDDRKRLEERHIYEHMIKEGKALGLDLFVFTPADVNSAQGLINAMEYDPASRRWSRRWRPFPHMIFDRCRIQKSARFQQLLRFRARYRHLLFLNRPLRNKWTIHQILYTKKRFRPHLPDTRIVQSVNDVHRMLKDHETVYFKPINGTGGRGILRISRIPGVPGTYEVRGRNANRTIIKPKRMPSGFLGQYLSGWGLKDRYLVQEGIQLELPDGRVHDYRMLVQKNGSGQWEVTGCVGRIGPPKSVTSNLHGGGRAAMMEELLEKWISDPAKRLKVREDAGQLGVDIAQFLDGQYGGLCEIALDLAVDKSGRVLLIEVNPKPSREVFSQVGDLEAYRVSIVRPLEYALYVYNHRKAAKNA, encoded by the coding sequence GTGTCCAAACCTGTCTTAGGAATCATGACGCTTTACCTCGATGACCGAAAAAGACTGGAAGAGCGGCATATCTACGAGCATATGATCAAGGAAGGGAAAGCGCTCGGGCTCGATCTATTTGTGTTCACCCCCGCGGACGTCAATTCGGCGCAAGGCTTGATCAACGCGATGGAATATGATCCGGCATCCCGCAGGTGGAGCCGCAGATGGCGGCCGTTTCCGCATATGATCTTCGACCGGTGCCGCATTCAAAAAAGCGCCCGCTTCCAGCAGCTGCTGCGGTTCCGGGCGCGATACCGGCACCTGCTGTTCCTCAACCGGCCCCTCCGGAACAAATGGACGATTCATCAGATTTTATATACGAAAAAGCGTTTCCGCCCGCACTTGCCGGATACGCGGATCGTACAAAGTGTGAATGACGTCCACCGCATGCTGAAGGACCATGAGACGGTCTATTTTAAACCGATCAACGGCACCGGCGGACGCGGCATATTAAGAATTTCCCGCATTCCCGGTGTTCCCGGCACTTATGAAGTTCGTGGCCGCAACGCCAACCGCACCATCATCAAGCCGAAGCGGATGCCCTCAGGGTTCCTTGGCCAGTATTTGTCAGGCTGGGGCTTGAAGGACCGATACCTGGTTCAGGAGGGAATCCAGCTGGAGCTCCCGGACGGCCGGGTGCATGACTATCGGATGCTCGTTCAGAAAAACGGTTCCGGCCAGTGGGAAGTGACCGGCTGCGTCGGGCGCATCGGGCCGCCGAAGAGCGTAACCTCCAATCTGCACGGCGGCGGCCGTGCCGCCATGATGGAGGAGCTGCTGGAAAAGTGGATCTCGGATCCGGCCAAACGGCTCAAGGTCCGGGAGGATGCCGGCCAGCTGGGCGTCGACATCGCGCAATTCCTGGACGGTCAGTACGGGGGGCTGTGCGAGATCGCCCTCGATTTGGCGGTCGATAAATCGGGCAGAGTCCTTCTGATCGAGGTCAATCCGAAGCCTTCCCGGGAAGTGTTCTCACAGGTCGGAGATCTGGAAGCTTACCGCGTATCCATCGTGAGACCGCTTGAATACGCGCTGTATGTCTACAACCATAGGAAAGCGGCAAAGAATGCTTAG
- a CDS encoding YlbF family regulator, whose protein sequence is MNIYDKAHDLAKAMKESQEVQEITAAMKLVEADPDSKRMLDDFRQRQMEIQQRMMSGDMPSQEEMEKMEKSFEVLSLNLNIRRLFDAERRLSIIIEDVNKIISDSLAHLYAPGQA, encoded by the coding sequence ATGAATATTTATGATAAAGCGCATGATCTGGCAAAAGCGATGAAGGAAAGCCAGGAGGTCCAGGAGATTACGGCAGCGATGAAGCTGGTCGAGGCCGACCCTGACAGCAAGCGGATGCTGGATGATTTCCGCCAGCGGCAGATGGAGATTCAGCAGCGCATGATGTCCGGTGATATGCCGTCACAGGAGGAAATGGAGAAGATGGAGAAGTCGTTCGAGGTGCTGAGCTTGAATCTGAACATCCGCCGCCTTTTCGATGCGGAGCGGCGCCTGAGCATCATCATCGAGGATGTTAACAAGATCATTTCGGACAGCCTGGCGCATTTGTACGCACCGGGTCAAGCCTGA
- a CDS encoding GNAT family N-acetyltransferase, whose amino-acid sequence MEITQLSLSHPDEWPYVRQQCRDFFRRYGSKRLTLDGVQRLGSLTYEQLKEPGTSIIAATVRGDVGSIPIGMCYAEDYGESACLIAVHPLYRSRGIGSSLIRSQLSRLGRLRCKVAADHIASLKICFQAGLQATEIELGPTGKPTLVLNGVMGAPSSSFRCDV is encoded by the coding sequence GTGGAAATCACGCAGCTCTCACTCTCGCATCCGGATGAATGGCCGTATGTCCGGCAGCAGTGCCGGGACTTTTTCCGGCGTTACGGCAGCAAGCGACTGACCCTCGACGGCGTCCAGCGCCTCGGCTCGCTGACCTATGAGCAATTGAAGGAGCCCGGCACCTCCATCATCGCTGCCACCGTTCGCGGCGATGTGGGCAGCATTCCGATCGGGATGTGCTATGCAGAGGATTACGGGGAAAGCGCATGCCTGATTGCCGTTCATCCGCTCTACCGAAGCAGAGGAATCGGTTCATCCCTGATCCGCTCTCAGCTGAGCCGGCTCGGGCGGCTTCGCTGCAAGGTGGCCGCCGACCATATCGCAAGCCTTAAAATATGCTTTCAGGCAGGTCTGCAAGCGACTGAAATCGAACTCGGCCCCACCGGCAAGCCTACGCTGGTTTTGAACGGAGTCATGGGCGCTCCCTCAAGCTCCTTTCGCTGTGATGTCTGA